From one Lotus japonicus ecotype B-129 chromosome 3, LjGifu_v1.2 genomic stretch:
- the LOC130744169 gene encoding uncharacterized protein LOC130744169, producing the protein MRACGGRCDCLLRETHGLPCGCQLADYERIPYEAIHPFWKSLSWEHVPVADTGSSDICGLNHGEMHPEVEALTRYFHSLDTGGQSMVRRKLQAIYCPERSTLCTPELRIKSNRTPKLKESKQPKGRAIGSLTRDPSAFELTDKKIKEEKKSSQPAKRKKRVKKSDTSHFMCNFPAFLHPYIGTITDVEDDGNCGYRSIAALMGHSAGQDGWPWVRATLIQELETNVLMYNRMWGTDVVYGLHDRLTLPIGDPATPDKWFQLPEMGYLVAIKYQLVLVSLSSMGCNTYFPLIGAGPRDEHTVIAIGHVINHWVQLQLTPGHPMPTIAPQWDWHADLASKYWRNLYGPRLGMYDAQFQAWLGAFSGHADYVDITTD; encoded by the exons ATGCGAGCCTGCGGCGGTAGATGCGATTGcttattgagagagactcatggactaccttgcggttgtcaacttgcag ATTATGAGAGGATTCCGTACGAGgccattcatccattctggaagagcctaagttgggagcatgtacctgttgcagatactggcagctcagatatttgcggactaaaccatggagagatgcacccagaagttgaggcactgacacgttatttccattctttggatactggagggcagagtatggtaaggaggaagcttcaagcgatatattgtcctgaaaggagtacactatgtactcctgagcttcggataaagtccaaccgcactcctaagttgaaggagagcaaacaacccaagggtcgagcaataggatccttgactcgtgatccttcagcgtttgaacttactgacaagaagattaaagaggaaaagaagtcttcacaaccagcaaagaggaagaagcgtgtgaagaagtctgatacaagccatttcatgtgtaactttccagcctttctccatccatatattggcacaattacagatgttgaggatgatggtaactgtggctatagatccATTGCTGCATTAATGGGGCATTCCGCCGGTCAGGACGGTTGGCCTTGGGTTAGGGCTACATTGATACAAGAACTTGAGACCAATGTGTTAATGTATAATAGGATGTGGGGCACAGATGTTGTTTATGGCTTACATGATCGTCTCACTCTTCCTATTGGTGACCCGGCCACCCCTGACAAATGGTttcaactgccagagatgggataccttgttgcCATAAAGTACCAATTAGTTCTCGTATCCTTATCCTCTATGGGTTGTAACACGTACTTTCCACTGATAGGAGCCGGCCCACGAGATGAGCATACTGTTATAGCTATTGGACATGTGATAAATCACTGGGTACAG CTCCAATTAACTcctggacatcctatgccgaCTATTGCTCCCCAGTGGGATTGGCACGCTGATCTTGCCTCCAAATACTGGCGCAACCTATATGGTCCACGTTTAGGCATGTATGATGCACAATTCCAAGCTTGGCTTGGTGCTTTTAGTGGTCATGCGGACTATGTGGACATCACCACAGATTGA
- the LOC130742763 gene encoding pre-mRNA-splicing factor 38-like isoform X1, translating to MWMRSLMSFSRKIIPMILLCRVSREEPRRSALEEDFEEEEEKEDNDQPVDEVEDRAYEKDYYRGRSPARERDRDRRRDSHRHRNGTRNI from the exons ATGTGGATGAGGTCATTGATGAGCTTCTCACGAAAGATTATTCCTATGATATTGCTATGCCGCGTATCAAGAGAAG AACCTAGGAGAAGTGCACTTGAAGAAGATtttgaggaggaagaggagaaagAGGATAATGACCAGCCTGTTGATGAGGTTGAAGATAGGGCATATGAGAAG GATTATTATCGTGGGCGAAGCCCTGCAAGGGAAAGAGATAGGGATAGAAGACGTGATAGTCATAGACACAG AAACGGAACAAGGAATATTTGA
- the LOC130742763 gene encoding pre-mRNA-splicing factor 38-like isoform X2, whose amino-acid sequence MPRIKRRWTIESLSTLEPRRSALEEDFEEEEEKEDNDQPVDEVEDRAYEKDYYRGRSPARERDRDRRRDSHRHRNGTRNI is encoded by the exons ATGCCGCGTATCAAGAGAAG GTGGACTATTGAATCTCTTAGTACTTTAGAACCTAGGAGAAGTGCACTTGAAGAAGATtttgaggaggaagaggagaaagAGGATAATGACCAGCCTGTTGATGAGGTTGAAGATAGGGCATATGAGAAG GATTATTATCGTGGGCGAAGCCCTGCAAGGGAAAGAGATAGGGATAGAAGACGTGATAGTCATAGACACAG AAACGGAACAAGGAATATTTGA
- the LOC130744170 gene encoding uncharacterized protein LOC130744170, translating into MKILSFNVRGLGVGAKRRVIRELACQNYVDMLCIQETKLQNADRRLCNMLWGDTDYDWRASPAVGSAGGLLCIWNANTFAVEEVVQGSRFLGLIGVWALNQHRCVIVNVYSACGLEDKRVLWSRLLEWRQQCQDLSWCLLGDFNAVRYAEERRGVAEVQPSQRREMSEFNVFIGTMELMDIPLAGRKFTWRRPNNQAQSRIDRFLISKEWCDAWPNFSQLVLNRDISDHSPLLLRQAFHDWGPKPFRVLNCWLDDHRLDAFVKKTWADLRVRGWGSYVLKEKLKGLKGSLKE; encoded by the coding sequence ATGAAGATACTTTCTTTCAATGTTAGAGGTTTGGGGGTGGGGGCGAAGAGAAGAGTAATTAGAGAACTGGCTTGTCAAAATTATGTGGATATGTTGTGCATCCAAGAAACCAAGCTTCAGAATGCTGATAGGCGTCTTTGTAATATGTTGTGGGGTGATACTGATTATGACTGGAGAGCAAGCCCCGCAGTGGGTAGTGCAGGTGGATTGCTTTGTATTTGGAATGCGAATACTTTTGCTGTGGAGGAGGTTGTGCAGGGAAGTAGGTTCCTTGGCTTGATTGGCGTTTGGGCATTGAATCAACACAGGTGTGTCATAGTTAATGTTTATTCTGCGTGTGGTTTGGAGGACAAGAGGGTGCTATGGTCTAGGTTGCTTGAGTGGAGACAGCAGTGTCAGGACCTCTCGTGGTGCCTGTTGGGGGATTTCAATGCAGTTAGATATGCAGAGGAGAGGAGGGGTGTGGCCGAGGTGCAACCCTCTCAAAGGAGGGAGATGTCTGAATTTAACGTGTTCATTGGTACAATGGAGCTGATGGATATACCATTAGCGGGCAGGAAATTCACTTGGCGCCGGCCAAATAATCAAGCTCAGAGTCGGATTGATAGATTTTTGATCTCTAAGGAGTGGTGTGATGCCTGGCCAAATTTCTCTCAATTGGTCCTTAACCGTGATATATCTGATCATAGTCCTTTGTTGTTAAGGCAAGCTTTCCATGACTGGGGTCCGAAACCTTTTAGGGTGCTTAATTGCTGGCTTGATGACCATCGATTAGACGCTTTTGTGAAGAAAACCTGGGCTGATTTGCGTGTCCGAGGTTGGGGATCATATGTGTTAAAGGAGAAGCTCAAGGGTCTGAAAGGTAGCCTTAAGGAATAG
- the LOC130748389 gene encoding protein LIGHT-DEPENDENT SHORT HYPOCOTYLS 10-like — protein MSTSSGNHGKDLEQGSSSLDHYHHQHQQQQQSEPIPLSRYESQKRRDWNTFGQYLKNQRPPVPLSECNCNHVLDFLRYLDQFGKTKVHLQGCMFYGQPEPPARCPCPLRQAWGSLDALIGRLRAAYEENGGSQDANPFASGSIRVYLREVRESQAKARGIPYRKKKKNMDQSNKGIGEESSSNMHFS, from the coding sequence ATGTCTACCAGCAGTGGCAATCATGGGAAGGATCTGGAACAAGGATCATCATCACTAGATCATTATCATCACCAGCACCAGCAGCAACAGCAGAGCGAACCCATCCCGCTTAGCCGCTATGAATCTCAGAAGAGAAGGGACTGGAACACATTCGGTCAGTACCTGAAAAACCAGAGACCTCCAGTCCCACTCTCCGAGTGCAACTGCAACCACGTCTTGGATTTCCTCCGTTACCTTGACCAGTTCGGGAAGACCAAGGTTCACCTGCAAGGTTGCATGTTCTACGGGCAGCCCGAACCCCCCGCGCGGTGCCCGTGCCCGTTGAGACAGGCTTGGGGGAGCCTTGATGCTCTCATAGGGAGGCTCAGAGCTGCTTATGAGGAAAACGGTGGGTCCCAAGATGCTAACCCTTTTGCAAGTGGTTCCATTCGTGTGTACCTTAGGGAGGTTAGAGAGAGCCAGGCGAAAGCGAGGGGTATTCCTTacaggaagaaaaagaagaacatGGATCAAAGCAACAAGGGGATTGGTGAAGAATCCAGCTCAAACATGCACTTCTCCTGA